In Allomuricauda ruestringensis DSM 13258, the following proteins share a genomic window:
- a CDS encoding molybdopterin molybdotransferase MoeA, translating to MVTIEEALRIIEDQNISLKSETKPLEGALGYALSKNTVSPFDVPEFDNSAMDGYALCGLYQEYKLVGEVAAGDSKEVLIGDGEAVRIFTGAKVPKNTSAVMMQEKTSVKESTLFLDEMPKTGQNIRKKGGQLTEGQEVFEKGHILNPPSLALMGSLGLEKLEVYSKPQVNIITTGNELVKPGQPKTEGQIYESNSYAISGALQQFGFKHHKKTQIQDDFEATKAGIKTALESCDVLIVSGGISVGDYDFVKQSLEENGVNELFYKVFQKPGKPLYFGRKDNQFVFALPGNPASSLTCFYVYVLPLLQKLSGYETTGLPIYQFPIKHAYENRFGRPSFLKAHILDGRVEILDGQGSSMIQSMAKGNALAFIDDGEQLKEGDYIKCKLIS from the coding sequence ATGGTTACGATTGAAGAAGCACTTCGCATTATTGAAGACCAAAACATCAGTTTAAAAAGTGAAACAAAGCCCCTTGAAGGGGCACTTGGTTATGCACTTTCAAAAAATACGGTATCGCCTTTTGATGTGCCCGAATTTGATAATTCCGCGATGGACGGCTATGCCTTGTGTGGACTTTATCAAGAATATAAGTTGGTAGGGGAGGTCGCCGCTGGTGATTCCAAAGAAGTATTGATTGGTGATGGTGAAGCCGTTCGGATTTTTACAGGAGCAAAAGTGCCTAAAAATACTTCGGCTGTAATGATGCAGGAGAAAACCTCGGTAAAGGAGAGCACGCTTTTCTTGGATGAAATGCCTAAAACTGGACAAAACATCCGTAAAAAAGGTGGGCAGTTAACGGAGGGTCAAGAAGTATTTGAAAAAGGACATATTTTGAATCCACCATCTTTGGCTTTAATGGGAAGTTTGGGATTGGAAAAATTGGAAGTTTATTCAAAACCTCAAGTCAATATCATCACTACGGGAAATGAATTGGTTAAACCAGGGCAACCTAAGACCGAGGGACAGATATATGAATCCAACAGCTATGCGATTTCGGGTGCACTGCAGCAATTTGGGTTTAAGCACCATAAAAAAACACAGATACAAGATGATTTTGAGGCGACCAAAGCAGGCATTAAAACTGCATTGGAGTCTTGTGATGTGCTGATTGTCTCGGGAGGAATATCAGTGGGCGATTATGATTTTGTAAAACAATCCCTCGAAGAAAATGGAGTTAACGAATTGTTTTACAAGGTGTTTCAAAAACCTGGCAAGCCGCTATATTTTGGACGAAAGGACAATCAATTTGTATTTGCCCTACCAGGGAATCCAGCATCATCACTTACTTGTTTTTATGTGTATGTACTTCCGTTGCTCCAAAAATTATCGGGTTACGAAACCACAGGTTTGCCTATCTATCAGTTTCCTATAAAACATGCTTACGAAAACCGTTTTGGGCGTCCGTCCTTTCTAAAAGCCCATATTTTGGATGGAAGAGTAGAGATTTTGGATGGTCAAGGATCCTCTATGATTCAATCCATGGCCAAGGGGAATGCCCTCGCTTTTATAGATGATGGGGAGCAACTCAAAGAAGGAGACTACATAAAATGCAAGCTAATTTCTTGA
- a CDS encoding winged helix-turn-helix domain-containing protein — translation MGTSKELKLRCWIDIDGKKFFGSGRAQLLMMIDKNGSLSKAAKEMGMSYRKAWSMVEDMNLRGQQPYVELHKGGTTGGGAELTETGRKVLSTFLAMNTKITATVQQHTEEMLGLI, via the coding sequence ATGGGAACATCAAAAGAACTAAAACTACGATGCTGGATAGATATTGACGGGAAAAAGTTTTTTGGCTCTGGGCGAGCGCAACTTTTGATGATGATCGATAAGAATGGTTCATTGTCCAAAGCGGCCAAGGAAATGGGCATGTCCTACCGAAAAGCATGGTCCATGGTGGAGGATATGAATTTAAGAGGGCAACAACCTTATGTAGAATTGCACAAAGGAGGCACAACAGGTGGCGGGGCCGAGTTAACGGAAACAGGCAGAAAAGTACTTTCCACCTTCCTTGCTATGAATACTAAAATCACCGCAACCGTTCAGCAACATACTGAGGAAATGTTAGGGTTGATTTAA
- a CDS encoding nucleotidyltransferase family protein, producing the protein MSAEENIAVVVLAAGGSSRLGRPKQLVEFNGKTLLERTLDQVDMLGFQIKILVLGANQDKIQQKISSDGFKVATNPDWEQGMASSIKIGLEAALAEENGLDHILFLVSDQPFLEPTNLIKLVHTQLTKNPKATYSKYGDNIGVPAIFGKAAFPLLLKLKGDEGAKKLMHLEEFNFCTETFKNGGFDVDTEEDVQQLKQMEV; encoded by the coding sequence TTGAGTGCAGAAGAAAACATAGCAGTTGTTGTTTTGGCGGCAGGAGGCTCATCTAGATTGGGTCGACCCAAACAATTGGTGGAATTCAACGGAAAAACCCTTTTGGAACGCACCTTGGACCAGGTGGATATGTTAGGTTTCCAGATCAAGATTTTGGTGCTGGGTGCCAATCAAGACAAAATTCAGCAAAAGATAAGCTCGGATGGTTTTAAAGTTGCAACCAACCCTGATTGGGAGCAAGGAATGGCCTCTAGTATTAAAATTGGACTAGAAGCTGCGCTTGCAGAAGAAAATGGATTGGACCACATACTTTTCTTGGTCTCGGACCAACCCTTTTTGGAGCCTACCAATCTAATCAAGTTGGTGCACACCCAACTGACCAAGAATCCTAAAGCGACGTATTCAAAGTATGGTGATAATATTGGAGTGCCGGCCATTTTTGGTAAAGCAGCGTTTCCGCTGTTATTGAAATTGAAAGGTGACGAAGGAGCTAAAAAACTAATGCACTTAGAAGAGTTTAATTTCTGTACGGAAACCTTCAAAAATGGAGGATTTGATGTGGATACCGAAGAAGATGTACAGCAACTAAAGCAAATGGAGGTATGA
- a CDS encoding ArsR/SmtB family transcription factor has protein sequence MGLTKTEIFTDKQNQIALYAKAFGHPARVAILQYLFKLNACVCGDLVDEIGLAQPTISQHLKELKHLGLIKGNVEGTSVCYCIDAENWKKMKSVMFDFLDQDLTSKECC, from the coding sequence GTGGGATTAACCAAGACTGAAATATTCACCGATAAGCAGAACCAGATTGCACTGTACGCCAAAGCTTTTGGTCACCCTGCCCGTGTCGCCATATTGCAGTACTTGTTTAAACTGAACGCCTGTGTTTGTGGGGATTTAGTGGATGAAATCGGTTTGGCCCAGCCTACCATTTCACAACATTTAAAAGAACTTAAACATTTGGGCTTGATTAAAGGCAACGTTGAAGGTACTAGCGTTTGTTATTGTATTGACGCTGAAAATTGGAAAAAGATGAAATCGGTAATGTTCGATTTCTTGGACCAAGACCTCACCTCAAAAGAGTGTTGTTAA
- a CDS encoding molybdenum cofactor biosynthesis protein MoaE, translating to MDKKKPKKVFVQGAIPPEKIANSVANHQSKTKIGAHSIFLGQIRADEVDGKTVTAIDYTAYEEMAEKVFHEIRETAFAKFDITCAHIYHSLGKVKVGELCLFVFTSSAHRKIAIEATNFFVEEIKAKVPVFGKEIFEDETHQWKVNK from the coding sequence ATGGATAAGAAGAAACCAAAAAAAGTATTTGTACAAGGAGCAATTCCTCCCGAAAAAATAGCCAATTCGGTAGCGAATCATCAAAGCAAGACCAAAATTGGTGCCCACAGTATTTTCTTGGGGCAAATTAGGGCCGACGAAGTGGATGGAAAAACCGTGACCGCTATCGATTACACGGCCTATGAGGAAATGGCGGAGAAAGTCTTCCACGAAATACGGGAAACCGCATTTGCCAAGTTCGACATAACTTGCGCCCATATTTATCACAGTTTGGGCAAGGTGAAGGTTGGAGAACTCTGTTTATTTGTGTTCACATCCTCCGCTCACCGAAAGATTGCGATTGAAGCCACCAACTTTTTTGTGGAGGAAATCAAGGCGAAAGTGCCTGTATTCGGTAAAGAGATTTTTGAGGACGAAACCCATCAATGGAAAGTAAACAAGTAA
- a CDS encoding MoaD/ThiS family protein, whose amino-acid sequence MKVTVKYFGLVAEAADKFEEVLEFNGELTASELKAQCLNGLAIADKDSVQIAVNQNLDDKITLKDGDEVALLPPFAGG is encoded by the coding sequence ATGAAAGTGACAGTCAAATATTTTGGTTTGGTGGCAGAAGCAGCCGACAAGTTCGAAGAGGTTTTGGAGTTCAACGGAGAGCTCACGGCCTCGGAGCTGAAAGCACAATGCCTGAACGGACTTGCCATTGCGGATAAAGATTCCGTGCAGATTGCGGTGAATCAAAATTTGGACGATAAAATAACCCTAAAAGATGGGGACGAAGTGGCCTTATTGCCACCGTTCGCAGGAGGATGA
- a CDS encoding low molecular weight phosphatase family protein, which translates to MALFKVLTDFVLALDIQSIATERKQTLSSLVDYIQQKVDDGKSIRINFICTHNSRRSHLSQIWAQTLAYQFGIENVTCYSGGTEATALFPMVAETLTNTGFEVKTLSEGNNPVYSIKFSENEHPVIGFSKRMDDDFNPKSNFVAIMTCSQADEGCPFVPGAEKRIPITYEDPKAFDNTSHQAEKYSERSTQIAAEMSYVFSQIKK; encoded by the coding sequence ATGGCACTTTTTAAAGTATTGACCGATTTTGTCTTAGCGTTGGACATACAATCCATTGCAACGGAAAGAAAACAAACCTTATCATCCCTTGTAGATTATATTCAGCAAAAGGTAGATGATGGAAAATCCATACGCATCAATTTTATTTGTACACACAATTCCCGACGGAGCCATTTGTCCCAAATCTGGGCACAGACCCTGGCGTATCAATTTGGAATAGAAAACGTGACCTGCTACTCTGGAGGAACCGAAGCTACCGCCCTATTTCCAATGGTGGCAGAAACCTTGACAAATACAGGGTTTGAGGTGAAAACGCTTTCCGAAGGAAACAATCCCGTGTACAGCATTAAATTTTCAGAGAACGAGCATCCCGTAATAGGTTTCTCCAAACGAATGGATGATGATTTCAACCCAAAATCAAACTTTGTAGCCATTATGACCTGTTCCCAAGCAGATGAGGGATGCCCTTTTGTTCCAGGGGCCGAAAAACGGATTCCAATCACTTACGAAGACCCTAAAGCTTTTGACAATACTTCCCATCAAGCTGAAAAATACAGCGAGAGGAGTACTCAAATCGCAGCGGAAATGTCGTATGTTTTCTCTCAAATAAAAAAATAA
- the moaCB gene encoding bifunctional molybdenum cofactor biosynthesis protein MoaC/MoaB: MVDITHKITSLREATAEAIVKTSSQATIDAIKNNDVPKGNVFEMAKAAGLLGVKKTPDLLPDCHPLPIEYTGIDYKIDGLDIIISMTVKTIYKTGVEVEAMHGASIVALTMYDMLKPIDKNIEISTIRLKSKKGGKSSFKINSEGLTADVVVCSDTISKGKGEDRAGEAIMERLKVFGVESQKSIIPDEAEEIIKIMGSTTADLVIFTGGTGVGPRDVTPQTLEPLLDIKLKGVEEQMRSYGQERMPYAMFSRSIAGIKDGKLILALPGSTKGAAESMDAIFPHVLHAFKVIEGKRHD; the protein is encoded by the coding sequence ATGGTAGACATTACACATAAAATAACCAGTTTACGGGAAGCCACGGCGGAAGCTATCGTGAAAACGAGCAGTCAGGCTACGATAGATGCTATCAAAAACAACGATGTTCCCAAAGGGAATGTGTTTGAAATGGCCAAGGCAGCCGGCTTGTTGGGGGTGAAGAAAACACCCGACCTTTTACCCGATTGCCATCCGTTGCCCATTGAATACACGGGAATTGATTATAAAATCGATGGGTTGGACATCATCATTTCGATGACGGTGAAGACCATTTACAAAACAGGGGTAGAGGTAGAGGCGATGCATGGAGCAAGCATTGTTGCCCTCACGATGTACGATATGCTCAAACCCATTGATAAAAATATTGAAATCAGCACCATTCGCCTCAAATCGAAAAAAGGAGGAAAATCCTCTTTCAAAATAAATTCAGAAGGACTGACTGCGGATGTTGTCGTTTGTTCCGATACCATTTCCAAAGGAAAAGGCGAGGACAGGGCAGGAGAGGCCATTATGGAGCGGCTAAAAGTCTTTGGTGTGGAATCGCAGAAAAGCATTATACCTGATGAAGCTGAGGAAATCATCAAAATAATGGGAAGTACCACCGCAGACTTGGTGATTTTTACGGGAGGTACGGGCGTGGGGCCACGAGATGTCACCCCACAGACCTTGGAACCTTTGTTGGACATCAAACTAAAAGGAGTAGAAGAACAAATGCGAAGCTACGGGCAGGAACGAATGCCTTATGCGATGTTCTCGCGTTCCATCGCGGGCATCAAAGACGGTAAACTCATTCTGGCGTTGCCTGGCTCCACCAAAGGAGCGGCGGAATCCATGGATGCGATTTTTCCGCACGTGCTGCACGCATTTAAAGTGATAGAAGGAAAAAGACATGATTGA
- the moaA gene encoding GTP 3',8-cyclase MoaA, translating into MIEKKPQIIDNFGRPHTYLRISLTDRCNLRCFYCMPEEGIELMEKPSIMTLEEIIEMTRTFRDLGVDTVRLTGGEPLVRKNFGFLVEELAKLGVTLKLTTNGIILDKYLDLFDKIGLRKINFSLDTLDKAKSIFITKRDYYERIMRNLEMALDMDMDIKLNIVLIKGVNDKEINDFIALTKDKKITPKFIEFMPFKGNKWDWSKGVSKDEILKTVGDKFGEIETLKNPKHSTSTNFRVKGHKGSFGIVSTITNPFCDECNRIRLTADGKMKNCLFATSETDLLTPLRNGENIDKIILEAIKSKKHSRDGMDVKMDAEHYEQNRSMISIGG; encoded by the coding sequence ATGATTGAAAAGAAACCACAAATAATAGACAATTTCGGTAGGCCACATACCTATCTCCGCATTTCGTTGACGGACAGATGCAACCTTCGGTGCTTTTATTGTATGCCCGAAGAAGGCATTGAGTTAATGGAAAAGCCCAGCATTATGACTTTGGAGGAAATCATTGAAATGACGAGGACTTTCAGGGATTTGGGAGTGGATACGGTACGTTTGACAGGCGGCGAACCTTTGGTTCGGAAGAATTTTGGCTTTTTGGTCGAAGAGCTCGCCAAATTGGGTGTGACCCTAAAATTGACCACGAACGGAATTATTCTGGATAAATATTTGGATCTGTTCGATAAGATTGGACTGCGCAAAATCAACTTTAGTCTGGATACGCTGGACAAGGCCAAATCGATATTCATAACCAAGCGTGATTATTACGAGCGCATTATGCGCAACTTGGAGATGGCACTCGATATGGATATGGACATCAAACTCAACATTGTATTGATAAAGGGGGTAAACGATAAAGAAATCAATGATTTTATCGCCTTGACCAAGGATAAAAAGATTACGCCCAAGTTCATTGAATTTATGCCTTTTAAAGGCAATAAATGGGACTGGAGCAAAGGAGTTTCCAAGGATGAAATTTTAAAGACGGTCGGAGACAAGTTTGGGGAAATCGAGACCTTGAAAAATCCAAAACATAGCACATCCACCAATTTTAGGGTGAAGGGACACAAAGGAAGTTTTGGAATTGTCAGTACAATTACCAATCCTTTTTGTGATGAATGCAACCGTATTCGCCTAACTGCTGATGGCAAGATGAAAAATTGTTTGTTTGCCACATCGGAAACGGATTTGTTGACACCGCTTCGCAATGGGGAGAATATTGATAAAATTATTTTGGAAGCCATAAAATCCAAGAAACATTCCCGAGATGGTATGGATGTTAAGATGGATGCCGAACACTACGAGCAAAACCGTTCAATGATTTCAATAGGGGGCTAA
- a CDS encoding DUF6428 family protein — MKLEEVKSALQQLNTIAFQLPNGELVPNHFHVTEVGKITKHFIDCGGTVRNEEVVNFQLWNANDYDHRLHPEKLVHIIELSQKTLDIGNLEVEVEYQGQTIEKFSLDFDGTNFLLTTKQTDCLAKDKCGVPDEKPKAKLSELQSSECCTLGSGCC, encoded by the coding sequence ATGAAGTTAGAAGAAGTAAAATCAGCCTTGCAACAATTGAATACCATCGCCTTTCAATTACCTAACGGCGAATTGGTCCCCAATCATTTTCATGTTACCGAGGTGGGTAAAATAACAAAACATTTTATCGATTGTGGCGGAACTGTCCGTAACGAAGAAGTTGTCAATTTTCAACTTTGGAACGCGAATGATTATGACCATAGGTTACATCCTGAAAAATTGGTCCATATTATTGAACTATCCCAAAAAACTTTGGATATTGGAAATTTAGAGGTGGAAGTGGAGTACCAAGGGCAAACCATAGAGAAGTTTTCTCTTGATTTTGACGGTACCAACTTTTTGTTGACCACCAAGCAAACCGATTGCTTGGCTAAGGACAAATGTGGTGTGCCCGACGAAAAGCCCAAAGCAAAATTGTCCGAATTACAAAGTTCTGAATGCTGCACCCTGGGTAGCGGATGCTGCTAA
- a CDS encoding HesA/MoeB/ThiF family protein has translation MSRYDRQIKLKEVGPEGQEQLRNAKVLIVGVGGLGCPAAMYLVGAGVGKIGLMDHDKVEMSNLHRQVLFQESDVGRPKAVVAKQRLEKQNSEVQFEIYEEPLTTENAEKIINQYDVVLDGTDNFETKYLINDACILVDKPWVFASIYKNEGQLSVFNYNDGPTYRCVFPKSTRQNISCEATGVLGVLPGILGTLQAAEVLKIILGAGEVLSGKIKLINMMQASEQTIKINKRPEEVEKIRKEGIAPVYIDCDLKHKEHWYLDVREVFEQPKPKGKNVLSIPLNDLVTRHEEIPNNQEVFVFCQSGKRSKNAIEILENEFGFHNLKNVEGGIETIIDG, from the coding sequence ATGAGCAGATACGATAGACAAATAAAACTCAAGGAAGTTGGGCCGGAAGGGCAAGAACAACTTCGCAATGCCAAGGTCTTGATTGTTGGTGTTGGTGGTTTGGGCTGTCCCGCCGCGATGTATTTGGTGGGAGCCGGAGTGGGCAAAATTGGTCTAATGGACCACGACAAAGTCGAAATGTCCAATTTGCACAGGCAAGTATTGTTCCAAGAATCGGATGTGGGGAGGCCCAAAGCAGTGGTGGCCAAACAACGTTTGGAAAAACAGAACAGTGAGGTACAGTTTGAGATTTATGAAGAGCCGTTGACCACTGAAAATGCAGAAAAAATCATCAACCAATACGATGTTGTCCTGGATGGAACCGACAATTTTGAAACCAAGTATCTCATCAACGATGCTTGTATACTAGTGGACAAACCTTGGGTTTTTGCCTCCATTTATAAAAATGAAGGACAATTATCAGTCTTCAATTATAACGATGGGCCGACTTATCGCTGTGTGTTCCCGAAAAGTACGCGACAGAATATCAGTTGCGAAGCTACGGGTGTATTGGGTGTACTGCCAGGTATTCTGGGAACCCTGCAAGCTGCGGAAGTGCTCAAAATTATTTTGGGTGCAGGTGAGGTGCTTTCGGGCAAAATTAAGCTTATCAACATGATGCAGGCCAGCGAGCAGACCATCAAAATAAACAAGCGCCCCGAAGAAGTTGAAAAAATACGCAAAGAAGGGATTGCCCCTGTTTATATTGATTGCGATTTAAAGCATAAGGAGCATTGGTACCTCGATGTCCGCGAAGTGTTCGAGCAGCCCAAGCCAAAAGGGAAAAACGTGTTGAGTATCCCTTTGAACGATTTGGTAACTCGGCACGAGGAAATACCGAACAATCAAGAAGTTTTTGTGTTCTGCCAGTCAGGAAAAAGAAGCAAAAACGCAATTGAAATCCTTGAAAATGAATTTGGCTTTCACAACCTCAAAAATGTGGAAGGCGGAATAGAAACAATAATTGATGGATAA
- a CDS encoding sulfite exporter TauE/SafE family protein: protein MSVEYLPIVFFLIALFYSSVGFGGGSSYLAILSLFLTDFYEIRSTALILNICVVTIGTLFFIKNRVFTLKKFWPFLVASIPLAYLGALLRLSKTSFFMVLGISLVLAGIFMLLRFVKKKMDTYEFSNTKKLLLGGSIGLLSGVSGIGGGIFLSPVLNLLKWANPRTIASLASVFILVNSISGLIGLNVAGTFKLNNELMLQLIVAVVIGGSIGSYLSNKKFNLKFLGVLTSILVVYVGFRLILMHGFGIQI, encoded by the coding sequence ATGAGCGTTGAATATCTACCCATTGTCTTCTTTTTGATTGCGCTCTTTTATAGCTCTGTCGGATTTGGAGGTGGGTCGAGTTATTTGGCCATTTTAAGTCTTTTCCTGACCGATTTTTACGAGATACGCTCCACTGCACTCATTTTAAATATTTGTGTCGTTACGATTGGGACGCTATTTTTTATAAAGAATCGAGTGTTTACTTTAAAAAAGTTTTGGCCCTTTTTAGTGGCAAGCATCCCATTGGCATATCTCGGAGCGCTGTTGCGACTTTCCAAAACCTCTTTTTTTATGGTATTGGGAATATCCCTTGTCTTGGCTGGTATTTTTATGCTATTGCGTTTTGTGAAAAAAAAAATGGATACCTACGAGTTCTCTAATACCAAAAAGCTACTGCTGGGCGGAAGTATTGGTTTGCTTTCGGGAGTATCTGGCATCGGAGGGGGGATTTTCTTGTCACCTGTGCTAAATCTTTTAAAATGGGCCAATCCTAGAACTATCGCTTCATTGGCTTCTGTTTTTATTTTGGTGAATTCCATTTCGGGCTTGATTGGCCTAAATGTGGCAGGAACCTTCAAGTTGAACAATGAATTGATGCTACAACTTATTGTTGCTGTTGTGATTGGCGGGAGTATCGGTTCTTATCTGTCCAACAAAAAGTTCAATTTGAAGTTTTTGGGGGTGCTGACCAGTATTTTGGTGGTTTACGTGGGCTTTCGATTGATTCTAATGCACGGTTTTGGCATTCAGATTTAA
- a CDS encoding cysteine desulfurase family protein: MSLTEKIYLDYNATTPTTPEVVEAMLPYFTENFGNASSDHSFGWCADDAVETARNQVAKLVSCRPTEITFTSGATEAANLALFGFCRRNRSRGNHIITCKTEHKAVLECMDALEADGFEVTYLDVDNHGNIDLNELETALKPSTILVCIMLANNETGLIHPIRKITELAHSKGVSVMSDITQAVGKIPVDLQDLGIDLAIFSSHKLYGPKGVGALYLNKNNKISIAKHLFGGNHEKGVRPGTLNVPGIVGFGKACAIAQQSIEEDHQKQLNLRNQLEQELLAIGGATINCNVEERLPNTTNVSFSNMDGSKLLRYLNKLAVSRGSACNANLVKPSHVLKAMGYDDATALASLRISTGLNTTSEDIEKAVYEIKKAVNQLKTVSL, from the coding sequence TTGTCTCTGACCGAAAAAATATATCTGGATTATAATGCAACTACTCCTACGACCCCGGAGGTAGTGGAGGCGATGCTGCCTTATTTTACCGAGAATTTTGGTAATGCAAGTAGCGACCATTCCTTTGGGTGGTGTGCTGATGATGCGGTAGAGACTGCGCGCAACCAAGTGGCAAAGCTTGTGAGCTGCAGACCTACAGAAATAACTTTTACTTCGGGCGCAACGGAAGCTGCGAACTTGGCCTTGTTTGGGTTTTGCAGGAGGAATAGGAGTAGAGGCAATCATATTATTACATGTAAAACAGAGCACAAAGCCGTACTCGAATGTATGGATGCGTTGGAAGCCGATGGATTTGAGGTCACCTACCTGGATGTGGACAATCATGGAAATATTGATTTGAACGAGTTAGAAACTGCTCTTAAACCATCTACAATTTTGGTGTGCATCATGTTGGCCAACAACGAAACAGGCCTGATTCACCCCATAAGAAAAATCACCGAATTAGCGCATTCCAAAGGAGTTTCTGTAATGTCCGATATTACGCAAGCTGTTGGTAAAATTCCCGTTGATCTTCAGGATTTAGGAATTGATTTAGCCATTTTCTCGTCTCACAAGCTATATGGTCCTAAAGGGGTCGGAGCACTTTATTTGAACAAAAACAACAAAATATCAATTGCGAAACATCTTTTCGGAGGAAATCATGAAAAAGGAGTTCGACCAGGAACTTTAAACGTTCCTGGAATAGTCGGTTTTGGAAAAGCTTGTGCCATTGCCCAACAAAGCATTGAAGAAGACCATCAAAAGCAATTAAACCTGCGAAACCAATTGGAGCAAGAGCTTTTGGCTATCGGGGGAGCAACAATTAATTGTAATGTAGAGGAACGCTTGCCCAATACTACCAACGTTTCTTTTTCAAATATGGACGGTTCTAAATTGCTGCGGTATCTCAACAAGTTGGCCGTATCTCGCGGTTCAGCCTGTAATGCGAACCTTGTAAAACCATCGCACGTGCTAAAAGCCATGGGGTACGATGATGCAACAGCTTTGGCGAGCTTACGCATCAGCACAGGGCTAAATACCACTTCCGAAGATATTGAAAAGGCCGTGTACGAAATCAAAAAAGCCGTCAACCAACTAAAAACTGTCAGTCTATGA
- a CDS encoding XdhC family protein: protein MRELDTIILRYLELKSQHIRCVLATVVHVDGSSYRRPGARMLVDEYGNITGAISGGCLEGDALRKALFALDKQENKLVTYDTSDEDDAIIGAQLGCNGIIQVLFEPIDYTDANNPCELLRAVSEQEVPMAISVLFNLDKTQKQSGTVLVSDENQVVLSKQIHNDLHKALFIKGKEVINEGYSCFGELEIDDEKHYLFIQMHQPPVKVVLVGAGNDAQILAQQADLLGWNVTVTDGRPTHANKERFVGSCQVIVAKPQETLENINIDQHTCFVLMSHNYNYDLSVLKLLLGKTETPYIGILGPLKKYNRMLNELADEGIVVSKDDLNKIHAPVGLEIGAETPAEIGLSILAEIQSVLKQKDARPLKQKTEPIHDTTANEFQKISI, encoded by the coding sequence ATGAGAGAGTTGGATACCATCATATTACGTTATTTGGAGTTGAAATCACAGCACATTCGCTGCGTATTGGCCACTGTGGTTCATGTTGATGGTTCATCGTACCGTAGGCCGGGTGCACGAATGTTGGTGGACGAATACGGGAATATTACGGGAGCCATCAGCGGAGGTTGTTTGGAAGGAGATGCACTAAGAAAGGCACTTTTTGCTTTGGACAAACAAGAAAACAAACTGGTGACTTATGATACCAGCGACGAAGATGATGCAATAATCGGAGCACAATTAGGCTGCAATGGAATCATTCAGGTGCTTTTTGAGCCTATTGATTATACTGATGCAAATAATCCCTGCGAGCTTTTGAGAGCCGTTTCCGAACAGGAAGTACCCATGGCTATTTCCGTACTTTTTAATTTGGATAAAACCCAAAAGCAATCAGGAACAGTTTTAGTGTCCGATGAAAATCAGGTTGTTTTGAGCAAACAAATCCATAATGATTTGCACAAAGCTTTGTTTATAAAAGGCAAAGAGGTTATCAATGAAGGTTATTCCTGTTTTGGTGAGCTAGAGATTGATGATGAGAAGCATTATCTATTTATTCAAATGCATCAACCACCCGTTAAAGTGGTTTTGGTTGGAGCAGGGAACGATGCCCAAATTTTGGCGCAACAAGCCGATTTATTGGGCTGGAACGTAACCGTAACCGATGGACGTCCCACGCACGCCAACAAAGAGCGATTTGTCGGGTCTTGCCAAGTGATTGTCGCCAAACCTCAGGAAACTTTGGAAAACATTAATATAGACCAGCACACTTGTTTTGTATTGATGAGCCATAATTATAATTATGATCTATCAGTGCTAAAGCTATTGTTGGGAAAAACGGAGACACCCTATATAGGCATACTCGGGCCATTAAAAAAATACAACCGTATGCTCAACGAGCTTGCAGACGAAGGAATAGTAGTTTCCAAGGACGATTTGAACAAAATTCACGCACCAGTAGGCTTGGAAATCGGAGCAGAGACACCGGCAGAGATTGGATTGTCCATTTTGGCTGAAATTCAAAGTGTTTTGAAGCAAAAAGATGCCCGACCCTTAAAGCAAAAAACCGAACCCATTCACGATACTACAGCAAACGAATTTCAAAAAATATCCATTTGA